In one window of Ferriphaselus amnicola DNA:
- the rplB gene encoding 50S ribosomal protein L2, translating into MALIKLKPTTPGQRAVVRVVTPGLHKGRPVAALVEKKTKTAGRNHNGHITTRHMGGGHKQHYRLVDFRRNKDGVPATVERIEYDPNRSAHLALLCYADGERAYIIAPKGVAAGATLMNGSEAPIKSGNCLPLRNIPVGSTIHCIEMLAGKGAQLARSAGTSVQLLAREGAYAQLRLRSGEIRKVHVDCRATLGEVGNGEHSLRSIGKAGAMRWRGVRPTVRGVVMNPVDHPHGGGEGKTAAGRHPVSPWGTPAKGFRTRNNKRTDTMIVRRRFQK; encoded by the coding sequence ATGGCACTCATCAAACTAAAACCAACTACTCCTGGTCAGCGCGCTGTTGTGCGCGTGGTCACCCCTGGCTTGCACAAGGGTCGTCCCGTTGCTGCGCTGGTCGAGAAGAAAACCAAGACCGCTGGTCGTAACCATAACGGTCACATCACAACCCGTCACATGGGTGGTGGACACAAGCAGCACTATCGTCTGGTCGATTTCCGTCGCAATAAGGATGGCGTGCCGGCGACTGTCGAACGTATCGAATATGATCCGAACCGCAGTGCTCACTTGGCTCTGTTGTGCTACGCCGATGGCGAACGCGCTTACATCATCGCCCCCAAGGGTGTTGCTGCTGGCGCAACCCTGATGAATGGCTCGGAAGCGCCGATCAAGTCGGGTAACTGCTTGCCACTGCGTAATATCCCAGTCGGTTCCACTATTCACTGTATCGAGATGCTGGCTGGCAAGGGTGCGCAATTGGCACGCTCCGCTGGTACTTCGGTTCAGTTGCTGGCTCGCGAAGGGGCTTACGCTCAGCTGCGTCTGCGCTCTGGTGAAATTCGCAAGGTGCACGTTGATTGTCGCGCAACCCTGGGCGAAGTCGGTAACGGCGAACATTCGCTGCGTTCTATCGGTAAGGCTGGTGCGATGCGCTGGCGCGGTGTTCGTCCTACCGTTCGCGGTGTAGTGATGAACCCGGTCGATCACCCGCACGGTGGTGGTGAAGGTAAGACCGCAGCTGGCCGTCATCCGGTAAGCCCATGGGGTACTCCGGCTAAGGGCTTCCGCACCCGTAACAATAAGCGTACCGATACGATGATCGTGCGCCGTCGCTTTCAGAAATAA
- the rpsS gene encoding 30S ribosomal protein S19 — translation MARSIKKGPFVDAHLLKKVETVRATNDKRPLKTWSRRSTVLPDFVGLTIAIHNGKQHIPVYISENMVGHKLGEFSLTRTFKGHAADKKAKR, via the coding sequence ATGGCACGTTCCATTAAAAAAGGCCCGTTTGTTGACGCTCACCTGTTGAAGAAAGTTGAAACGGTGCGTGCAACCAACGACAAGCGTCCATTGAAGACTTGGTCGCGTCGTTCCACAGTGTTGCCTGATTTCGTCGGCCTGACCATCGCCATTCATAATGGCAAGCAGCATATTCCGGTGTACATCTCCGAGAATATGGTGGGTCACAAGCTTGGCGAGTTTTCGCTGACGCGCACCTTCAAGGGTCACGCAGCGGACAAGAAGGCGAAGAGATAA
- the rplV gene encoding 50S ribosomal protein L22: MNTTAQVKGVRLSAQKGRLVADQIRGLPVGQALNILTFSPKKGAVIIKKALESAIANAEHNDGADIDELKVASIYVDKAASLKRMSPRAKGRGNRIEKQTSHITITVGN, translated from the coding sequence ATGAACACAACAGCACAAGTGAAGGGTGTTCGCCTGTCGGCGCAGAAAGGACGTCTGGTCGCTGACCAGATTCGCGGTCTGCCAGTCGGTCAAGCACTGAATATCCTGACTTTTAGCCCGAAGAAAGGCGCCGTCATCATCAAGAAGGCGCTGGAGTCCGCAATCGCCAATGCCGAGCACAATGACGGTGCCGACATCGACGAATTGAAGGTCGCTTCTATTTATGTGGATAAGGCAGCTTCTCTGAAGCGTATGTCGCCCCGTGCTAAGGGTCGCGGCAATCGCATCGAAAAGCAGACCAGTCACATCACGATCACCGTCGGGAACTGA
- the rpsC gene encoding 30S ribosomal protein S3 — protein sequence MGQKIHPTGFRLSVRKDWSSKWFANSKHFAEQLHKDIEVRDYLKKKLTNAGISKVVIERPAKNAKVTIYTARPGVVIGKKGEDIGALRAELKKRMGLPDVALNIEEVRKPEIDAQLIADSITSQLEKRIMFRRAMKRAMQNAMRLGAQGIKIMSSGRLNGIEIARTEWYREGRVPLHTLRANIDYGTSEAKTTYGIIGVKVWVFKGEHTGLEEVAAPAAEPEKKVRKSGAKHATAS from the coding sequence ATGGGACAGAAAATTCATCCAACCGGTTTTCGGTTGAGCGTGCGCAAGGACTGGTCGTCCAAGTGGTTTGCTAACAGCAAGCACTTTGCCGAGCAGTTGCACAAGGACATCGAAGTTCGTGACTACCTCAAGAAGAAGCTGACTAATGCTGGCATCTCCAAGGTGGTAATCGAGCGTCCGGCCAAGAATGCCAAGGTAACTATCTACACGGCTCGTCCGGGCGTAGTGATTGGCAAGAAGGGCGAAGATATCGGCGCTCTGCGTGCTGAGCTGAAGAAGCGTATGGGTCTGCCTGACGTGGCATTGAACATCGAAGAAGTGCGCAAGCCTGAAATCGATGCTCAGTTGATCGCTGACAGCATTACCTCGCAACTGGAAAAGCGCATCATGTTCCGTCGCGCCATGAAGCGTGCGATGCAGAATGCAATGCGTCTGGGTGCTCAAGGCATCAAGATCATGAGCTCGGGTCGTTTGAATGGCATCGAAATCGCACGTACCGAATGGTATCGCGAAGGTCGTGTGCCACTACACACCCTGCGTGCGAATATTGATTACGGTACCTCGGAAGCTAAGACCACTTACGGCATCATTGGTGTCAAGGTCTGGGTATTCAAGGGCGAGCATACTGGCCTGGAAGAAGTGGCTGCACCTGCCGCTGAACCGGAAAAGAAAGTAAGAAAGTCGGGAGCTAAACATGCTACAGCCAGCTAG
- the rplP gene encoding 50S ribosomal protein L16, which produces MLQPARRKYRKEQKGRNTGLATRGNKVSFGEFGLKAMGRGRLTARQIEAARRAMTRHIKRGGRIWIRVFPDKPISKKPAEVRMGNGKGNPEYYVAEIQPGKMLYEMDGVAEELAREAFRLASAKLPIATSFVIRQVGA; this is translated from the coding sequence ATGCTACAGCCAGCTAGAAGAAAATACCGCAAAGAGCAGAAGGGCCGAAACACTGGCTTGGCGACTCGCGGCAACAAAGTGAGTTTCGGTGAGTTTGGTCTGAAGGCCATGGGTCGTGGTCGTCTGACGGCGCGTCAGATTGAGGCGGCACGTCGTGCGATGACCCGTCACATCAAGCGTGGTGGACGCATCTGGATCCGTGTATTCCCAGATAAGCCGATTTCCAAGAAGCCAGCTGAAGTGCGTATGGGTAACGGTAAGGGTAATCCGGAGTACTACGTAGCCGAGATCCAGCCGGGCAAAATGCTGTACGAAATGGATGGTGTTGCAGAAGAGTTGGCGCGCGAGGCATTCCGCCTGGCATCTGCCAAGTTGCCAATCGCGACTTCGTTCGTGATTAGACAAGTAGGGGCTTAA
- the rpmC gene encoding 50S ribosomal protein L29, with amino-acid sequence MKASELRAKSAEELNQEVLSLTKAQFGLRMQKATQQLSNTSQMRKVRRDIARAKTVLTEKGAK; translated from the coding sequence ATGAAGGCAAGTGAACTGAGAGCAAAGTCCGCAGAAGAGTTGAATCAGGAAGTGTTGTCCCTGACCAAGGCTCAATTCGGCCTGCGTATGCAGAAGGCTACCCAGCAACTGAGCAATACCAGCCAGATGCGTAAGGTTCGCCGCGACATCGCTCGTGCGAAAACTGTTTTGACTGAGAAGGGTGCTAAGTAA
- the rpsQ gene encoding 30S ribosomal protein S17 — MTTTNLKRTLTGTVTSDKMDKTVTVLIERKVKHPLLGKIIRVSKKYHAHDENNEFRQGDVVVIEECRPLAKTKAWRVAKLVEKSEAA; from the coding sequence ATGACTACGACTAATCTGAAGCGTACTCTGACCGGCACTGTGACCAGCGACAAGATGGATAAGACCGTGACTGTTCTGATCGAACGTAAGGTCAAGCATCCGCTGCTGGGCAAGATTATCCGCGTTTCTAAGAAATACCACGCTCACGACGAGAACAACGAGTTCCGTCAAGGCGATGTTGTGGTGATCGAAGAGTGCCGTCCTTTGGCTAAAACCAAGGCGTGGCGCGTGGCAAAGCTGGTGGAAAAATCAGAGGCTGCATAA
- the rplN gene encoding 50S ribosomal protein L14 — protein sequence MIQMQSVLEVADNTGARSVMCIKVLGGSKRRYAAIGDVIKVSIRDAAPRGRVKKGDVYNAVVVRTAKGVRRSDGSLVKFDSNAAVLLNNKLEPIGTRIFGPVTRELRTEKFMKIVSLAPEVL from the coding sequence ATGATACAAATGCAGTCAGTTTTGGAAGTGGCCGACAATACCGGCGCGCGTTCCGTCATGTGCATCAAGGTGCTGGGCGGTTCCAAGCGTCGTTACGCAGCCATTGGTGATGTGATCAAGGTCAGCATTCGTGATGCTGCTCCTCGTGGTCGCGTCAAGAAGGGCGATGTATACAATGCTGTGGTGGTGCGTACTGCCAAGGGTGTTCGTCGTTCGGATGGATCGCTGGTCAAGTTCGATAGCAATGCTGCGGTGTTGCTGAATAACAAGCTGGAGCCAATCGGTACTCGCATCTTCGGGCCAGTTACGCGTGAATTGCGTACTGAGAAGTTCATGAAGATCGTGTCCCTGGCGCCGGAAGTGCTGTAA
- the rplX gene encoding 50S ribosomal protein L24, with protein MQKIKKNDDVIVIAGKDKGNRGSVQRVLGEFLLVGGINKVKKHQKPNPVKGVSGGIVEMEKPIHISNVAIFNAAAKKGDRVGIKVLEDGRKVRVFKSSGEQIDA; from the coding sequence ATGCAAAAGATTAAAAAGAACGACGATGTGATCGTCATCGCTGGCAAGGACAAAGGTAATCGCGGCAGCGTGCAGCGCGTACTTGGTGAGTTCCTGTTGGTTGGTGGAATCAACAAGGTCAAGAAGCATCAAAAACCGAATCCGGTGAAGGGTGTGTCTGGCGGTATCGTTGAGATGGAAAAGCCGATTCATATCTCCAATGTGGCAATTTTCAATGCCGCTGCGAAGAAGGGTGATCGTGTTGGGATTAAGGTGCTGGAAGACGGTCGCAAGGTGCGCGTGTTCAAATCCAGTGGCGAACAGATTGACGCTTAA
- the rplE gene encoding 50S ribosomal protein L5 translates to MARLYDVYKDSVAPELMAKFGYKSVMEVPRIEKITLNMGVGEAVADKKVMEHAVGDMQKIAGQKPIVTNSKKSIAGFKIREGYPVGCKVTLRKERMYEFLDRLVTVAIPRIRDFRGISAKSFDGRGNYNMGVKEQIIFPEIEYDKIDALRGMNITITTTAKTDDEARALLAAFKFPFKN, encoded by the coding sequence ATGGCACGTTTGTATGATGTTTACAAAGACTCCGTAGCGCCTGAACTGATGGCTAAGTTCGGTTACAAGTCTGTGATGGAAGTTCCTCGCATTGAGAAGATCACCTTGAATATGGGTGTGGGCGAAGCGGTGGCGGATAAGAAAGTAATGGAGCATGCAGTTGGTGATATGCAGAAGATTGCAGGTCAGAAACCTATTGTGACCAACTCCAAAAAATCCATTGCTGGCTTCAAGATTCGGGAAGGCTATCCAGTGGGCTGTAAAGTTACGCTCCGCAAAGAGCGCATGTATGAGTTCTTGGATCGTCTAGTGACCGTGGCTATTCCACGTATTCGTGACTTCCGTGGGATTTCTGCCAAGTCGTTTGATGGTCGTGGAAATTACAACATGGGTGTCAAAGAGCAGATCATTTTCCCTGAGATCGAGTACGACAAGATCGACGCGCTGCGTGGTATGAATATTACTATCACCACTACAGCTAAGACCGACGATGAAGCGCGTGCCTTGCTGGCTGCGTTCAAATTCCCTTTCAAGAACTGA
- the rpsN gene encoding 30S ribosomal protein S14 gives MAKLSVINRDLKRREIVKKFAAKRAALLAIIEDVKSSDEQRFEARLKLQALPRDASPVRLRNRCALTGRPRGTFRKFGLGRIKVREYAMRGEIPGVVKASW, from the coding sequence ATGGCTAAGTTATCCGTGATTAACCGCGACTTGAAGCGCCGCGAAATCGTCAAGAAGTTCGCTGCCAAGCGCGCTGCCTTGCTGGCGATCATCGAGGATGTAAAGTCGAGCGATGAGCAGCGTTTTGAAGCTCGTTTGAAGTTGCAAGCTTTGCCGCGCGATGCTAGCCCGGTTCGTTTGCGTAATCGTTGTGCACTGACTGGTCGTCCACGTGGCACGTTCAGGAAGTTTGGTCTGGGTCGCATCAAGGTGCGTGAGTACGCGATGCGTGGCGAAATCCCCGGTGTCGTCAAGGCAAGCTGGTAA
- the rpsH gene encoding 30S ribosomal protein S8: MSMSDPISDMLTRIRNAQMAEKAVVKMPSSKLKSAIAQVLKDEGYIDDFSVAASEGGKAAMEIALKYYAGRPVIETIQRVSRPGLRMYKGSNDIPKVMNGLGIAIVSTSKGLMTDRKARANGIGGEVLCIVA, encoded by the coding sequence ATGAGCATGAGTGATCCAATCTCCGATATGCTGACGCGCATCCGTAATGCGCAGATGGCGGAAAAGGCTGTAGTTAAGATGCCTTCCTCCAAGCTGAAGTCAGCTATTGCACAGGTTTTGAAGGACGAAGGTTACATTGATGATTTCAGTGTTGCTGCGTCTGAAGGCGGTAAGGCTGCGATGGAAATCGCTCTGAAATACTACGCTGGTCGTCCCGTTATTGAGACAATTCAGCGAGTCAGCCGCCCAGGCCTGCGTATGTATAAGGGCAGCAATGATATTCCTAAGGTGATGAATGGTTTGGGTATTGCCATTGTTTCTACCTCCAAGGGTTTGATGACTGATCGCAAAGCACGCGCCAATGGTATCGGTGGCGAAGTGTTGTGTATCGTCGCGTAA
- the rplF gene encoding 50S ribosomal protein L6, translated as MSRVAKNPVVVPAGVEVTISADQIVIKGPQGSLTQALNGDVSVVREGDALLSKANSESRQSNAMSGTIRALLANMVVGVTKGFERKLNLVGVGYRAQAAGDTLNLTLGFSHPVAYKMPAGVKVATPTQTEVVLTGADKQQVGQVAAEIRAFRSPEPYKGKGVRYSDEVVILKETKKK; from the coding sequence ATGTCTAGAGTAGCCAAGAATCCAGTAGTTGTTCCAGCGGGCGTGGAAGTAACCATCAGCGCAGATCAAATCGTTATCAAGGGGCCGCAAGGTTCGTTGACGCAAGCGTTGAACGGCGATGTGTCTGTTGTTCGCGAAGGTGATGCGCTGTTGAGCAAGGCAAACAGCGAATCGCGTCAGTCCAATGCTATGTCCGGCACCATTCGTGCGCTGCTAGCCAACATGGTGGTGGGTGTTACTAAGGGTTTTGAGCGTAAGCTGAATCTGGTTGGTGTGGGTTATCGAGCCCAAGCAGCTGGTGATACGCTGAATCTGACTCTCGGTTTCTCGCATCCGGTGGCATATAAAATGCCAGCAGGTGTGAAGGTGGCGACACCTACGCAAACCGAAGTTGTGTTGACCGGTGCTGATAAGCAGCAAGTTGGTCAGGTTGCCGCAGAGATTCGCGCCTTCCGTTCTCCTGAGCCTTACAAGGGCAAGGGCGTGCGCTATAGCGACGAAGTGGTGATCCTGAAAGAAACCAAGAAGAAATAA
- the rplR gene encoding 50S ribosomal protein L18, with protein sequence MSNKIEARQRRSRKTRARIAEQKAVRLAIHRTNQHIYAQVISACGGKILASASTIEVEVRKDLSNGGNAAAAAVVGKLIAEKAKAAGVSQVAFDRSGFKYHGRVKALADAARENGLQF encoded by the coding sequence ATGTCTAATAAGATTGAAGCACGTCAGCGCCGGTCACGTAAAACCCGTGCCAGAATCGCTGAACAAAAAGCTGTGCGTCTGGCGATTCATCGCACCAATCAGCACATTTACGCACAAGTGATCTCCGCTTGCGGCGGCAAGATTCTCGCATCTGCCTCGACCATCGAGGTTGAGGTGCGCAAGGATCTGTCGAACGGTGGTAACGCTGCTGCTGCAGCCGTTGTCGGCAAACTCATCGCTGAAAAGGCGAAGGCTGCTGGAGTTTCTCAGGTTGCATTCGACCGTTCCGGTTTTAAATACCATGGCCGTGTCAAGGCGCTGGCAGATGCCGCGCGTGAAAACGGTCTGCAGTTCTAA
- the rpsE gene encoding 30S ribosomal protein S5 translates to MAKAQGRAQQEERSDDFIEKMIHVNRVTKVVKGGRIMGFAALTVVGDADGRIGMGKGKSKEVPVAVQKAMDESRRKMVKVNLKNGTLHHAVIGRHGAAKVFMMPASEGTGIIAGGAMRAVFEAVGVHNVLAKCIGSSNPYNVVRATLNGLMQLNSPSEIAAKRGKSVEEVQG, encoded by the coding sequence ATGGCTAAAGCGCAAGGTAGGGCACAGCAGGAAGAGCGTAGCGACGATTTCATCGAGAAGATGATCCATGTGAATCGCGTGACCAAAGTGGTCAAGGGTGGTCGCATCATGGGTTTCGCCGCGCTGACCGTAGTCGGTGATGCTGATGGACGTATCGGCATGGGTAAGGGCAAGTCGAAAGAAGTGCCGGTGGCTGTGCAAAAGGCGATGGATGAATCCCGCCGTAAGATGGTTAAGGTTAATCTGAAGAACGGCACGTTGCATCACGCAGTGATCGGTCGTCATGGTGCAGCAAAAGTGTTCATGATGCCCGCTTCTGAGGGTACCGGCATTATCGCAGGCGGTGCAATGCGTGCTGTGTTCGAGGCAGTTGGTGTGCATAACGTGTTGGCCAAGTGTATTGGCTCTAGCAACCCGTACAACGTGGTTCGCGCTACGCTGAATGGCTTGATGCAGCTCAATTCGCCTAGCGAGATCGCTGCTAAGCGCGGCAAGAGCGTTGAAGAAGTTCAGGGGTAA
- the rpmD gene encoding 50S ribosomal protein L30 — MAEAKKLKVTLVKSVIGTKQSHRDCVRGLGLRRMNHTVEVEDTPAVRGMINKVYYLVKCEA; from the coding sequence ATGGCTGAAGCAAAAAAACTGAAAGTGACGCTGGTCAAGAGCGTTATCGGCACAAAGCAGTCGCATCGCGATTGCGTGCGTGGTCTGGGTCTGCGCCGCATGAATCACACCGTTGAAGTGGAAGACACTCCAGCTGTGCGCGGTATGATCAACAAAGTGTATTACTTGGTTAAGTGCGAGGCGTAA
- the rplO gene encoding 50S ribosomal protein L15, with protein sequence MELNDIKPGEGSKHSKRRVGRGIGSGLGKTAGRGHKGQKSRSGGFHKVGFEGGQMPLQRRLPKRGFVSLTRNDTAEVRLSDLQALPVDTIDLLALKQAGIVPAIALAAKVILCGELTRAVTLQGLTATKGARAAVEAAGGSFAE encoded by the coding sequence ATGGAACTGAATGACATCAAGCCTGGCGAAGGCTCCAAGCATTCCAAACGTCGTGTCGGTCGTGGTATCGGCTCTGGTTTGGGTAAGACGGCTGGTCGTGGTCACAAAGGTCAGAAGTCTCGTTCTGGTGGCTTCCATAAAGTTGGTTTTGAAGGCGGACAGATGCCTTTGCAACGTCGCCTGCCGAAGCGTGGTTTCGTTTCGCTGACTCGCAATGACACTGCCGAAGTGCGTCTGTCTGACTTGCAGGCGTTGCCGGTTGACACCATTGATCTGTTGGCGTTGAAGCAAGCCGGCATCGTTCCTGCGATTGCATTGGCTGCCAAGGTGATTCTGTGTGGCGAGCTGACTCGTGCAGTCACTCTGCAAGGTCTGACTGCAACCAAGGGTGCACGTGCTGCTGTTGAAGCAGCGGGCGGCAGCTTCGCTGAGTAA
- the secY gene encoding preprotein translocase subunit SecY, with product MSAPVKSNNKYGDLSQRLWFLLGALVVYRIGAHIPVPGIDPVVLADLFKQQKGGILGMFNMFSGGALSRFTIFALGIMPYISASIIMQLATIAVPQLEQLKKEGEAGRRKITQYTRYGTLALAVFQAFGIAVALQAQAGLVINPGYMFQVTTMVTLVTGTMFLMWLGEQITERGLGNGISLIIFAGIAAGLPTAIGSTLELARTGAFSIPLVLFLLIGAFAVTALVVFVERGQRKVLVNYAKRQVGNKIYGGQASHLPLKLNMAGVIPPIFASSIILFPATLAGWFGSGSGMGWLKDISEKLSPGQPIYVLFYAAAIVFFCFFYTALVFSPKETADNLKKSGAFLPGIRPGEQTAKYIEKIMLRLTLVGAFYITLVCLLPEFLVVKWNVPFYFGGTSLLILVVVTMDFMAQVQSYLMTHQYESLLKKANFKGGLAR from the coding sequence GTGAGCGCACCGGTCAAGAGCAATAACAAGTACGGTGACCTTAGTCAACGACTATGGTTCCTGCTTGGGGCGCTGGTGGTCTATCGTATCGGTGCGCATATTCCGGTACCTGGGATCGATCCAGTCGTCTTGGCGGATTTGTTCAAGCAGCAAAAAGGTGGAATCTTGGGCATGTTCAACATGTTCTCGGGAGGAGCGCTTTCGCGTTTCACCATCTTTGCGCTCGGTATCATGCCTTACATTTCAGCCTCCATCATCATGCAGTTGGCGACTATCGCTGTACCGCAGTTGGAGCAGTTGAAGAAGGAAGGTGAGGCCGGTCGTCGCAAGATCACCCAGTACACCCGTTACGGGACGCTGGCTCTGGCGGTGTTCCAAGCATTTGGTATTGCGGTAGCTTTGCAGGCTCAGGCAGGGTTGGTGATCAATCCAGGTTATATGTTCCAAGTGACCACGATGGTGACTTTGGTGACGGGTACGATGTTTCTGATGTGGCTGGGCGAGCAGATCACTGAGCGCGGTTTGGGTAACGGGATCTCTCTGATTATCTTCGCGGGTATCGCAGCGGGTCTGCCTACTGCTATTGGTAGCACGCTGGAGTTAGCTCGTACTGGTGCGTTCTCGATCCCGTTGGTGCTGTTCCTGCTGATCGGTGCGTTCGCTGTCACTGCTTTGGTCGTATTCGTTGAGCGCGGCCAGCGCAAGGTGCTAGTGAATTACGCTAAGCGTCAGGTGGGTAACAAGATCTACGGTGGTCAAGCTTCACACTTGCCATTGAAACTGAATATGGCTGGCGTGATCCCACCGATCTTCGCTTCTTCTATCATCCTGTTTCCAGCGACGCTGGCAGGCTGGTTCGGTAGCGGCTCGGGTATGGGGTGGTTGAAGGACATCAGCGAGAAGTTGTCTCCAGGGCAGCCGATCTATGTGTTGTTCTACGCAGCAGCAATTGTGTTCTTCTGTTTCTTCTATACAGCGCTGGTATTCAGCCCGAAGGAGACGGCAGACAACCTGAAGAAGAGCGGCGCATTTTTGCCGGGTATTCGTCCAGGAGAGCAGACTGCGAAGTACATTGAGAAGATCATGCTGCGTTTGACGCTGGTGGGTGCGTTCTACATCACTTTGGTGTGTTTGCTGCCTGAGTTCTTGGTCGTTAAATGGAACGTACCGTTCTATTTTGGTGGTACCTCGTTGTTGATTCTGGTAGTCGTGACCATGGACTTTATGGCTCAAGTGCAGTCCTACTTGATGACACACCAGTACGAAAGCCTGCTGAAGAAGGCGAACTTCAAAGGTGGATTGGCGCGATAA
- the infA gene encoding translation initiation factor IF-1 — MSKADAIQMQGEVIESLPNATFRVKLENGHIVLGHISGKMRMHYIRILPGDKVMVELTPYDLSKARITFRSK, encoded by the coding sequence ATGAGTAAGGCAGATGCGATTCAAATGCAGGGCGAAGTAATTGAATCCCTGCCGAACGCGACCTTTCGCGTTAAGTTGGAAAATGGCCACATAGTTCTGGGACACATTTCAGGAAAGATGCGGATGCACTACATTCGTATTTTGCCGGGCGACAAGGTAATGGTTGAGTTGACGCCCTATGATTTAAGCAAGGCGCGGATTACCTTCCGTTCCAAGTAG
- the rpmJ gene encoding 50S ribosomal protein L36: MRVQASVKKICRNCKVIRRNRIVRVICTDPRHKQRQG; this comes from the coding sequence ATGAGAGTGCAAGCATCTGTAAAAAAGATTTGCCGTAACTGCAAGGTTATTCGGCGCAATCGCATCGTGCGCGTGATCTGCACTGATCCGCGTCACAAGCAGCGTCAGGGTTGA
- the rpsM gene encoding 30S ribosomal protein S13: MARIAGVNIPNHQHTVIALTAIYGIGDTRAKGICAALGIAESTKIKDLTDAEMDKLREEVGKFTVEGDLRREVTMSIKRLMDLGCYRGLRHRRGLPCRGQRTRTNARTRKGPRKAIAGAKK, translated from the coding sequence ATGGCACGTATTGCAGGGGTAAACATTCCGAATCATCAACACACCGTCATCGCGTTGACCGCGATTTACGGCATCGGAGACACGCGCGCTAAAGGAATTTGTGCGGCGCTAGGTATCGCTGAGTCCACTAAGATCAAGGACCTCACCGATGCTGAGATGGACAAGTTGCGTGAAGAAGTAGGCAAGTTCACGGTTGAGGGAGACCTCCGTCGTGAAGTGACTATGAGCATCAAGCGCTTGATGGACTTGGGCTGCTATCGTGGTTTGCGTCATCGTCGCGGCTTGCCGTGCCGTGGTCAGCGCACTCGCACTAATGCACGCACCCGTAAGGGACCGCGCAAGGCTATCGCCGGCGCCAAGAAGTAA
- the rpsK gene encoding 30S ribosomal protein S11 → MAKPSSTRVRKKVKKNVAEGIAHVHASFNNTIVTITDRQGNALSWSTSGGQGFKGSRKSTPFAAQIAAEAAGKAAQEFGVKNLEVRIKGPGPGRESAVRALNAAGFKITSISDITPVPHNGCRPPKKRRI, encoded by the coding sequence ATGGCTAAGCCCAGCAGCACTCGCGTGCGCAAGAAAGTCAAGAAGAACGTTGCGGAAGGTATCGCTCACGTTCACGCTTCCTTCAACAACACCATCGTGACGATCACTGATCGTCAGGGTAATGCGCTGTCCTGGTCCACCAGCGGCGGTCAAGGTTTCAAGGGTTCGCGTAAGAGCACACCGTTTGCAGCTCAGATCGCAGCTGAGGCTGCTGGCAAGGCTGCTCAGGAATTTGGTGTGAAGAATCTGGAAGTGCGTATCAAGGGTCCAGGCCCAGGCCGCGAGTCCGCTGTGCGTGCTCTGAATGCTGCGGGTTTCAAGATCACCAGCATCTCTGATATCACCCCAGTACCGCACAACGGCTGCCGTCCGCCCAAGAAGCGCCGTATCTAA